The Methylomagnum ishizawai genome has a window encoding:
- a CDS encoding ATP-grasp domain-containing protein, which produces MSAVPPDLPERLLIAACGGRMLARSAARAGIRPVVLDLYADQDTRAQAQTAAAIPPAPIGLDPAALLDNAARLAPAESGYALVYGSGLDLAPELLERLSSGRTVYGNAPDSLRLIKSPRRFFALLRQLDIPHPATRFEPPEPPQGWLAKPGCGEGGKGVVFCAQAQGDDPDRYYQRYVDGPPLSALFLADGANARIVGFNTLWTARLPGQPFLFAGAMNRAGLDRAQRAQVAAIIARLVRATGLRGLNSLDFIADGPVCRVLEINPRPSATLGLYDADFPEGLLARHIRACRGILGEPWQAGDTVRASKAVFAPRDWTAPDEWIWPGWCADRPMPGTFVKTGEPLCTVEAAGSDPEQVEETIRQREAGLIQWLDRAR; this is translated from the coding sequence GTGTCCGCCGTCCCGCCCGATTTGCCCGAGCGCCTGCTGATCGCGGCCTGTGGCGGGCGGATGTTGGCGCGCTCCGCCGCCCGCGCCGGAATCCGCCCGGTGGTCCTCGACCTCTACGCCGACCAGGACACCCGCGCCCAGGCCCAAACCGCCGCCGCCATCCCGCCCGCCCCCATCGGGCTGGACCCCGCCGCCCTGCTGGATAACGCCGCCCGGCTCGCGCCGGCGGAGTCCGGCTACGCCCTGGTCTATGGCAGCGGGCTGGACCTCGCCCCGGAGCTATTGGAACGCTTGTCTTCGGGCCGCACGGTCTACGGCAACGCCCCGGACAGCTTGCGGCTCATCAAATCGCCCCGGCGCTTTTTCGCGCTACTGCGCCAGCTCGATATTCCCCATCCCGCAACCCGCTTCGAGCCGCCCGAGCCGCCACAGGGCTGGCTCGCCAAGCCCGGTTGCGGCGAGGGGGGCAAGGGTGTAGTCTTCTGCGCCCAAGCGCAAGGGGACGACCCGGATCGGTATTATCAGCGGTATGTGGACGGCCCGCCGCTGTCCGCCCTGTTCCTGGCCGATGGCGCGAACGCCCGCATCGTCGGCTTCAACACCCTATGGACGGCTCGCCTTCCCGGCCAGCCGTTTTTATTTGCCGGGGCCATGAACCGGGCCGGACTGGACCGGGCGCAGCGGGCGCAGGTCGCCGCGATCATCGCCCGTTTGGTGCGGGCCACGGGACTGCGGGGTCTGAACAGCCTGGATTTCATCGCGGACGGCCCGGTGTGCCGGGTGCTGGAAATCAACCCAAGACCCAGCGCCACCTTGGGACTCTACGACGCGGATTTCCCGGAAGGGCTGTTGGCCCGCCATATCCGGGCCTGCCGGGGCATATTGGGCGAACCCTGGCAGGCCGGCGACACCGTGCGGGCCAGCAAAGCGGTGTTCGCCCCCCGCGACTGGACCGCGCCCGATGAGTGGATTTGGCCCGGGTGGTGCGCCGACCGCCCCATGCCGGGCACCTTCGTCAAAACCGGCGAACCCCTCTGCACGGTCGAAGCCGCGGGTTCCGACCCCGAACAAGTGGAAGAGACGATCCGGCAGCGCGAGGCCGGATTGATCCAATGGCTGGACCGCGCACGCTAG
- the mch gene encoding methenyltetrahydromethanopterin cyclohydrolase — protein sequence MQTKVSVNALALPIVKHMIANAGKLRLKVERLGNGCTVIDAGIDAVGGLEAGRLIAEVCMGGLGTVTLTHNPAFPRWPVSVNVHSSNPVMACLGSQYAGWSLSHGEGKGAFYALGSGPARAMATKLKDGVEKPVEELFEELGYRDVHGETAIVMEVDKVPPVELIQKIARACKVETDSVHVILTPTSSLAGSMQVVGRVLEVALHKAHSLHFPLGHIIDGSASAPVPPPHPNFVKAMGRTNDAILFGGTAHLFVKGGDEAAESLAHELPSSTSRDYGKPFAEVFKEYKYDFFKVDPMLFSPAQVIVTAVESGRSFHAGKLDEELLERSFGE from the coding sequence ATGCAGACCAAGGTCAGCGTCAACGCGCTCGCATTGCCCATCGTCAAACACATGATCGCCAACGCCGGCAAGCTCAGGCTGAAAGTCGAGCGGCTCGGCAACGGCTGCACCGTCATCGACGCCGGCATCGACGCCGTGGGCGGCCTGGAAGCCGGGCGCTTGATCGCGGAAGTCTGCATGGGCGGCCTCGGCACCGTGACCCTGACCCACAACCCGGCCTTCCCGCGCTGGCCGGTCAGCGTCAACGTGCATAGTTCCAACCCGGTCATGGCCTGCCTCGGCAGCCAATACGCCGGCTGGAGCCTGTCCCACGGCGAGGGCAAGGGCGCGTTCTACGCCCTGGGTTCCGGCCCGGCCCGCGCCATGGCGACCAAGCTCAAGGACGGCGTGGAAAAGCCGGTCGAGGAATTGTTCGAGGAACTGGGCTACCGCGACGTACATGGCGAAACCGCCATCGTCATGGAAGTGGACAAGGTGCCGCCGGTCGAGCTGATCCAGAAGATCGCCCGCGCCTGCAAGGTCGAAACCGACAGCGTGCATGTGATCCTGACCCCGACTTCCAGCCTGGCCGGGTCGATGCAAGTGGTCGGGCGGGTGTTGGAAGTGGCGCTGCACAAGGCCCATTCGCTGCATTTCCCCTTGGGGCATATCATCGACGGCAGCGCCTCCGCGCCGGTGCCGCCGCCGCATCCCAATTTCGTGAAGGCCATGGGCCGCACCAACGACGCCATCCTGTTCGGCGGCACGGCGCATCTGTTCGTCAAGGGCGGCGACGAGGCCGCCGAGAGTTTGGCCCACGAACTGCCGAGTTCCACTTCCCGCGACTACGGCAAGCCCTTCGCCGAGGTGTTCAAGGAATACAAATACGATTTCTTCAAGGTCGATCCGATGTTGTTCAGCCCGGCCCAGGTGATCGTCACCGCCGTGGAATCGGGGCGGAGCTTCCATGCCGGGAAGTTGGACGAGGAGTTGCTGGAAAGGTCGTTCGGGGAATAA
- a CDS encoding formylmethanofuran dehydrogenase subunit B gives MVENSPSQIFENVPSPFCGIASDDLKIEVSGQRLKVLERGDAVTLAGFESPIADTVPRVDGEPATLEQAVARAAAILGAAHLPVFSGFGTDVNETRAALSLIERSGGVFDQMRAEGGLRNLLVLADSGWMATTLGELKNRVEVLVSFGTDIEANFPRFFERFIWTEETLFGAETSKREIIYIGATPGGAAATAPDGRTPQVIPCDRAQLPQVAAVLSALAQGVEVKAETAGGVPVDTLRGVVARLREAGYGVVTWAAGQLDFPHAELAVQQLCKAVVALNRHTRCAALPLGGQDGDRTASQVAAWISGYPTRVSYARGYPEYDPYHNGAARLLAGGEADALVWVSSLGLAPPPVAAVPTVVIGRSGMRFGREPEVFIPVGVPGIDFAGHMYRCDNVVAMPLYQLRQSDLPKAAEVLKAIERGLGR, from the coding sequence ATGGTCGAAAATTCCCCGTCCCAAATCTTTGAAAACGTTCCCAGCCCCTTTTGCGGCATCGCTTCGGACGACCTCAAGATCGAAGTCAGCGGCCAGCGCCTCAAGGTGCTGGAACGCGGCGACGCCGTCACCTTGGCGGGTTTCGAGTCGCCCATCGCCGATACCGTCCCCCGTGTCGATGGCGAACCCGCCACCTTGGAACAAGCCGTGGCCCGCGCCGCCGCGATCCTGGGCGCGGCCCATCTGCCGGTGTTCAGCGGTTTCGGCACCGATGTCAACGAGACCCGCGCCGCCTTGTCCTTGATCGAGCGCAGCGGCGGCGTGTTCGACCAGATGCGGGCCGAGGGCGGTTTGCGTAATTTGCTGGTGCTGGCCGATTCCGGCTGGATGGCGACCACCTTGGGCGAACTCAAGAACCGGGTGGAAGTGTTGGTGTCGTTCGGCACCGATATCGAGGCCAATTTCCCGCGTTTCTTCGAGCGCTTCATCTGGACGGAGGAAACCCTGTTCGGCGCGGAGACCTCGAAGCGCGAAATCATCTATATCGGGGCCACGCCCGGCGGCGCGGCGGCGACCGCCCCGGATGGCCGGACCCCCCAGGTGATTCCCTGCGACCGCGCCCAATTGCCCCAGGTGGCGGCGGTGTTGTCGGCCCTGGCCCAGGGCGTGGAAGTGAAGGCGGAGACGGCGGGCGGCGTGCCCGTGGACACCTTGCGCGGCGTGGTCGCCCGCTTGCGCGAAGCCGGCTACGGCGTCGTCACCTGGGCGGCGGGCCAGCTCGATTTCCCCCATGCCGAACTGGCCGTGCAGCAATTGTGCAAGGCGGTGGTCGCCCTCAACCGCCACACCCGCTGCGCCGCCCTGCCCCTGGGCGGACAGGACGGCGACCGCACCGCCAGCCAGGTCGCGGCCTGGATCAGCGGCTATCCGACGCGGGTTAGCTATGCGCGGGGCTATCCCGAATACGATCCCTACCACAACGGCGCGGCGCGGCTTTTGGCTGGAGGCGAGGCCGATGCCTTGGTGTGGGTGTCCAGCCTGGGCCTCGCGCCGCCGCCGGTCGCCGCTGTGCCGACCGTGGTGATCGGGCGCTCGGGGATGCGGTTCGGGCGGGAACCCGAGGTGTTCATCCCGGTGGGCGTGCCCGGCATCGATTTCGCGGGCCATATGTACCGCTGCGATAACGTGGTCGCCATGCCGCTCTACCAACTCCGCCAGTCCGATCTGCCCAAGGCCGCCGAGGTGTTGAAGGCCATCGAACGCGGTTTGGGCCGCTAG
- a CDS encoding beta-ribofuranosylaminobenzene 5'-phosphate synthase family protein — translation MDFPTAPNRRVRVMAPARLHMGFLDIGGSLGRRFGSIGVGVNEIATRLSLEPAPQPTATGPGAERAVAAAQKFARAVGRPCPAAIRIEQAIPGHAGLGSGTQLALAVGMGLSQLYGLGLGVRDIAPLIERGARSGIGIAVFEQGGLVVDGGRGEHTSIPPVLARMEIPADWRFVLILDDRAQGLHGAAEIEAFRALPPFPAEEAARLCHWLLMKGLPALAERDIAGFGAVVAELQRAVGDYFAPAQGGRFTSPEVSAALEFLAARGAVGIGQSSWGPTGFCLVEGGATAEALLAEVQARFAHRGELQFLLGTARGRGAEISVEPLDSTAR, via the coding sequence ATGGACTTTCCCACCGCCCCCAACCGCCGCGTCCGCGTGATGGCCCCCGCCCGCTTGCACATGGGTTTCCTCGATATCGGCGGCTCCTTGGGGCGGCGCTTCGGCAGCATCGGCGTCGGCGTCAACGAGATCGCCACCCGCCTGAGCCTGGAACCCGCCCCGCAGCCGACCGCCACGGGTCCGGGCGCGGAACGCGCCGTCGCCGCCGCCCAGAAATTCGCCCGCGCCGTGGGACGGCCCTGCCCCGCTGCCATCCGCATCGAGCAAGCCATCCCCGGCCATGCGGGCTTGGGCTCGGGCACGCAATTGGCTTTGGCCGTGGGCATGGGCTTGAGCCAGTTGTACGGCCTGGGCTTGGGCGTCCGCGATATCGCGCCCTTGATCGAACGCGGCGCCCGTTCCGGCATCGGCATCGCGGTATTCGAGCAGGGCGGCTTGGTGGTCGATGGCGGCCGGGGCGAACACACGAGCATCCCGCCGGTCCTGGCCCGGATGGAAATCCCCGCCGACTGGCGGTTCGTGCTGATCCTGGACGACCGCGCCCAGGGCTTGCACGGCGCGGCGGAGATCGAAGCCTTCAGGGCCTTGCCGCCCTTCCCCGCCGAGGAAGCCGCCCGGCTGTGCCATTGGCTGCTGATGAAGGGTTTGCCCGCCCTGGCCGAACGCGATATCGCGGGTTTCGGCGCGGTGGTGGCCGAATTGCAGCGGGCGGTCGGCGATTATTTCGCGCCCGCCCAGGGAGGCCGCTTCACCAGCCCGGAAGTGAGCGCGGCGCTGGAGTTCCTGGCGGCGCGGGGCGCGGTGGGCATCGGCCAAAGCTCCTGGGGACCGACCGGCTTTTGCTTGGTGGAGGGCGGTGCGACGGCGGAAGCGTTATTGGCCGAAGTCCAAGCCCGCTTCGCCCACCGTGGCGAACTGCAATTCCTGCTGGGCACCGCCCGGGGCCGCGGCGCGGAAATCAGCGTGGAACCCCTGGATTCCACCGCCCGCTAA